In Candidatus Omnitrophota bacterium, the sequence CTGGCCCTTTTTTATGCTCACGGGTTTTCCCGCTCCGGCCACCGCGGTTATGAGATCCGTCTGCCTGCACAAAAAGGCGGGTATCTGAAGGATGTCGGCTATTTTGGATGCCGGAGCCACCTGGCTGACGCAGTGCACATCAGTGAGCACGGGAAAGCCGAAGCGTTTTTTTGTTTCCGACATGATCTCAAGGCCTTTTTTCATTCCCGGGCCGCGCCATGAAGAGCCCTGCATGCGGTTGGCTTTGTCAAAAGACGCCTTAAAGATGAGAGGCACTTTGTGCTTCGCGCAGATTTTCACCAGGGCCTCGGCGCTGTCAAAAACCTGCTTTTTGTTTTCTATGGAACACACGCCCGCTATGATGCTCAAGCCTTTTCCTATCGTCACGGATCCGGCCCGCACTTTTTTTACGCTCATGATTTGAGCCTCCTGATCACTTTTTTTATATCCGATGGCGTATCCACGGCAATTCCGCGGTATTTCACATCTATCACCCTTATGCCTATGCCGTTTTCCAGAAAACTCAACTGCTCCAGGTCCTCGGCTTCGGCAAGACGGCTTTTGAATTTCGCCGAATCAAGGAGTATTTTTTTCCTGTAGGCGTATATGCCTATGTGTTTTTTTGCCGGCTTGGATGAGCCGTAGGGTATGGGGGCTCTGGAAAAATAAAGAGCGTTGCCGTTTTTATCGCTCACCACTTTTACGCAGTTTCGCGAGAGATATTCTTTTTCATTGATGTCCGTGCAGAGCGTGGCCACGCCCACGGACCTGTCGCTGAATGCCTTCACCAGTTTGTCTATGTGGGAGGGGTTTATCAGAGGTTCGTCACCCTGTATATTTACGACTATTTCGCATTCGAGTTTCCGGGCGATATCGCGTATTCTGTCGGTGCCGCAGGACGCCTCTCCGGTCAGGCGCACTTCCGCGCCGAAGTTCGCGGCCTCGTCCGCAATCCTGAGATCATCCGTAGCGATGATTATTTTATCCAGCGTTTTTGCTTTTGAGGCCTGTTCCCAGACCCGCTGTATCATTGTTTTGCCCAGTATTTTCGCCATGGGCTTTCCGGGGAAACGCGTTGAAGCCCAGCGCGCGGGAATGACGCCGGCGGCCTTCATTTTTCAAGTTCCTCTTGTGAGACTGTCGCGGTGCCGGATTTCCCGACAACTATGGCGGCGGCCTTATTCGCGAGTTTCGCGCTTTCGAGAAGTGTCATTCCCGAACACAATGCGGCGGTCAGCACCGCTATAACCGTATCTCCGGCGCCTGTCACATCAAAAACTTCACGCGCCTGGGTCTGTATAAGAGTGCACTTGCCTTTTTCAAAGACAGCCATTCCTTTAGCCCCCCGCGTTATGATCAGGCTCTTTGATCCCAGTTTCTTTAATATGGATAAGCCGGTTGTTTTGACATCCTCGTCCGTTTCTGTTTTCATTCCACTGGCTGCGGCGGCCTCATTGTGGTTGGGAGTGAGGCAGGTGACTTTTTTGTAACTCATAAAATGTTCTGTCTGCGGGTCAACCGTTATTATCTTACCCAGTTTATTGGCAGCGGGTATAAGATATTCCAGAAGTTTTTTTGTTATAAGGCCTTTACCGTAATCAGCTATGATCACCGCATCCATTTTATCAAGCATTTTTTTTATTGACTTGATGATATCCGCGCTCTGGTCTTTAAGAGGATCTTCCCTGTCCACTCTTATCATCTGCTGTTTTTGAGCGATGATCCTTGTCTTGATAGTCGTCCGGTATCCGGCCACGCTTGTTACCGCGGATGTTGATATCCCGTAATCCACCAGGTGGCTGATACTGAAGTTCCCGTAATAATCATTGCCCACGGCGCCGCACATAAAGGTTTTGACGCCGAGTTCCGCGAGATTCACGGCCACATTCGCGGCCCCGCCGGCTTTGAAAGATTCTATGGATTCTTTGAGCACCGGCACCGGCGCTTCGGGCGATATGCGGTGGACATCTCCTGTTATGAATCTGTCGAGTATTATGTCGCCTACGACCAGTATCCGTTTCTTTTTAAAATTATCGAGTTTCAGCATATTTCGTTAATGATAAAAAATATAGGCTGAATAGTAAATGGCAAAAAGCAAAAGTTACAATAAGTTAATGAACAGACCCCGTCCCTTTCTGTTCGCTGTATCTTATTTTCATAACCACAATTATGAGAGCCAGAAAGAAAATCAGTGCGTTTGTAATAATAACCGGGATATCTCCGATCAAAAGTCCATAGACAAACCAGAGGAAAACCCCTGTTGTGAAAACAGAAAATGTCAGCAGAGAAATATCCTGTACCCTTTTAGTTTTATAAATTTTTATAACCTGAGGCAGGAATGATACTGTACACAAAAT encodes:
- the rfaE1 gene encoding D-glycero-beta-D-manno-heptose-7-phosphate kinase gives rise to the protein MLKLDNFKKKRILVVGDIILDRFITGDVHRISPEAPVPVLKESIESFKAGGAANVAVNLAELGVKTFMCGAVGNDYYGNFSISHLVDYGISTSAVTSVAGYRTTIKTRIIAQKQQMIRVDREDPLKDQSADIIKSIKKMLDKMDAVIIADYGKGLITKKLLEYLIPAANKLGKIITVDPQTEHFMSYKKVTCLTPNHNEAAAASGMKTETDEDVKTTGLSILKKLGSKSLIITRGAKGMAVFEKGKCTLIQTQAREVFDVTGAGDTVIAVLTAALCSGMTLLESAKLANKAAAIVVGKSGTATVSQEELEK
- the kdsB gene encoding 3-deoxy-manno-octulosonate cytidylyltransferase; protein product: MKAAGVIPARWASTRFPGKPMAKILGKTMIQRVWEQASKAKTLDKIIIATDDLRIADEAANFGAEVRLTGEASCGTDRIRDIARKLECEIVVNIQGDEPLINPSHIDKLVKAFSDRSVGVATLCTDINEKEYLSRNCVKVVSDKNGNALYFSRAPIPYGSSKPAKKHIGIYAYRKKILLDSAKFKSRLAEAEDLEQLSFLENGIGIRVIDVKYRGIAVDTPSDIKKVIRRLKS
- a CDS encoding 3-deoxy-8-phosphooctulonate synthase, with product MSVKKVRAGSVTIGKGLSIIAGVCSIENKKQVFDSAEALVKICAKHKVPLIFKASFDKANRMQGSSWRGPGMKKGLEIMSETKKRFGFPVLTDVHCVSQVAPASKIADILQIPAFLCRQTDLITAVAGAGKPVSIKKGQFLAPDDMKFLIKKAEEAGSKNIILIERGSSFGYNNLVVDFRSIPIMKKSGYPVIFDATHSVQLPGAGGGRTSGKKEFCLPLSRAAVAVGADGIYAEVHPNPAAAKSDRGSVMSFDEFDKLVAAVKEIAG